Proteins encoded in a region of the Candidatus Nitrosomarinus catalina genome:
- a CDS encoding methyltransferase domain-containing protein, translating to MNESTLKFIKCPKCNGIIDLEIYENKKEIIEGMLKCDKCELVFPIIDKIPIMLTNFKKYISEHRILSGKLYRLASSKEVKKFLKSTLDEIIWENNDKSGIEERWTQIYNNNKNNKFYKIIKSHIEKIPKSKSVLEYGSSIGIISNHISNVSENVFGIDKSFSAIQYAKKNQNNNLDYIVSDFASHPFGNKKFDLIIGLNVLELMEPRILLKMMSNQISNGHLIISDPYDYDRGMNSVKQPMSENILREKLVELKFKIINNTKKPSFTPWNLRLYDRASLNYKVDIVIAKK from the coding sequence ATGAACGAATCAACTCTTAAATTTATCAAATGTCCAAAATGTAATGGAATTATTGATTTAGAAATTTACGAAAATAAAAAAGAAATTATTGAAGGAATGTTAAAATGTGATAAATGTGAATTAGTGTTTCCAATTATCGATAAGATTCCAATAATGTTAACTAATTTTAAAAAATATATTTCTGAACATCGAATTTTAAGTGGAAAATTATACAGATTAGCCTCAAGTAAAGAAGTAAAAAAATTTCTCAAATCAACATTAGATGAAATTATTTGGGAGAATAATGACAAATCAGGAATTGAGGAAAGATGGACACAAATTTACAATAATAATAAAAATAATAAATTCTATAAAATAATAAAATCACATATAGAAAAAATTCCAAAAAGTAAATCAGTTCTAGAATATGGGTCTTCAATTGGAATAATTAGCAATCATATTTCAAATGTAAGTGAAAATGTTTTTGGAATAGATAAATCATTTAGTGCAATTCAATATGCAAAAAAAAATCAAAATAATAATTTAGATTATATTGTTTCTGATTTTGCATCACATCCTTTTGGAAATAAAAAATTTGATTTGATAATTGGCTTAAATGTACTTGAGTTAATGGAGCCAAGAATTCTGCTTAAAATGATGTCTAACCAAATATCAAATGGACATTTAATAATTTCAGATCCATATGATTACGACCGTGGAATGAATTCAGTAAAACAGCCTATGAGTGAAAATATTTTACGGGAAAAATTAGTAGAACTTAAATTTAAAATAATTAACAATACAAAAAAACCATCATTTACACCATGGAATCTAAGACTATACGACAGAGCAAGTTTAAACTACAAAGTGGATATAGTTATTGCAAAAAAATAA
- the artG gene encoding thaumarchaeosortase, which produces MQNWNLFVGIFLISSPILFAMIAFPDSIAWSWNEGRGGYFFALVFVIAELIGLKIIISKKRLLSLTPIALLTISYLISLEYGLREFLIESATQFNVQLIYSWTWMWDFIVMAIFIVIGLTIFFGKRWIRIAPAAPIFLSGTAIILSLDAFFPYDTLGPLQYIVPYFVQANVWVITALDLGTAIARDNIMFLRGDHGSMALQVFWPSAGVHSIIIFSLVIGAFMLKMNIVKSRKVVYFIIGIIGTIIVNLIRIFSLSWYALKVTTDPVAWEEYHKIAGEIMFLPWLFAFILVVIVIESRRLKKSESENLKKN; this is translated from the coding sequence ATGCAAAATTGGAATCTTTTTGTTGGCATATTTCTAATTTCTAGCCCAATTTTATTTGCAATGATTGCATTTCCTGATTCAATTGCTTGGAGTTGGAATGAAGGGAGAGGTGGATACTTTTTTGCTTTAGTTTTTGTTATTGCTGAATTAATTGGTTTGAAAATAATTATTTCCAAAAAAAGATTACTTTCACTTACTCCTATTGCATTACTTACGATATCTTATTTAATTTCTTTAGAATATGGCTTAAGAGAATTTCTGATTGAATCTGCAACACAATTTAATGTTCAATTAATTTATTCTTGGACTTGGATGTGGGATTTCATTGTAATGGCAATTTTTATTGTTATTGGATTGACTATCTTCTTTGGTAAACGCTGGATTAGAATTGCACCTGCTGCACCAATTTTTCTTAGTGGCACTGCAATAATTCTTTCATTAGATGCATTCTTTCCATATGACACACTTGGTCCATTACAATACATTGTTCCTTATTTTGTTCAAGCTAATGTTTGGGTAATTACTGCACTTGATCTTGGAACTGCAATAGCACGTGATAACATAATGTTCTTACGTGGTGATCATGGTTCAATGGCATTACAAGTTTTTTGGCCTTCTGCAGGCGTTCATAGTATTATTATTTTTTCACTGGTAATTGGTGCATTTATGTTAAAAATGAATATAGTGAAAAGTCGTAAAGTTGTATATTTCATTATAGGAATCATAGGAACGATTATTGTTAATCTAATTCGTATTTTTTCATTATCTTGGTATGCTCTTAAAGTTACAACTGATCCTGTTGCCTGGGAGGAATATCACAAAATTGCTGGTGAAATAATGTTCTTGCCATGGTTATTTGCTTTTATTTTAGTTGTAATTGTGATAGAATCTAGACGTCTCAAAAAATCTGAATCTGAGAATCTTAAAAAAAATTAG
- the dinB gene encoding DNA polymerase IV, giving the protein MLGRVVFHIDFDYFYAQCEEVRKPELKTKPVCVCVFSDRGGDSGAIATANYTARQFGVKSGIPITFAKRRLEQRKDAVFLPVDFEYYEKITEKAMKIMKDNADIFEYVGRDEAYLDVTKRVEEDFTKASHLAQQIKNLIRTELKLSCSIGVSSNKLISKIASDYQKPDGLTIVQHDKVEQFLAQLNIRVIPGIGKKTEQRFKEMKLETIEEIKKIDVFTLNKEFGRKSGTYIYNAIRGINDEPVKEKEESIQYSKIITLKKDSKEYEFLLENLHELCKQIQNIVKNNNKMFKSIGIHFVQSDLSNKSKSKMLRNSTNNLEELKKNVEQLLIDALEDQSITIRRVGVKVSDLSEIKGQSDITNFF; this is encoded by the coding sequence ATATTGGGAAGAGTAGTTTTCCACATAGATTTTGATTATTTTTACGCTCAATGTGAAGAAGTAAGAAAACCAGAATTAAAAACAAAACCAGTATGTGTTTGTGTTTTTTCTGATAGAGGTGGAGATAGCGGAGCAATTGCAACTGCAAACTATACAGCCAGACAATTTGGAGTAAAATCAGGCATACCAATTACATTTGCAAAAAGGAGATTAGAACAAAGAAAAGATGCAGTATTTTTACCAGTAGATTTTGAATATTATGAAAAAATTACTGAAAAAGCAATGAAAATAATGAAAGATAATGCAGATATTTTTGAATATGTGGGAAGAGATGAAGCATACTTAGACGTTACAAAAAGAGTTGAAGAGGATTTTACTAAAGCAAGTCATCTTGCACAACAAATAAAAAATTTGATTAGAACAGAATTAAAATTAAGTTGTTCGATAGGGGTTTCATCAAATAAATTAATTTCAAAAATAGCTTCAGATTATCAAAAACCAGATGGTTTAACGATCGTTCAACATGATAAAGTTGAACAATTTCTAGCACAACTAAATATTCGAGTCATTCCAGGAATAGGTAAAAAAACTGAACAGAGATTTAAAGAAATGAAATTAGAAACAATAGAAGAAATAAAGAAAATAGATGTGTTTACTTTGAATAAAGAATTTGGAAGAAAGAGTGGGACATACATTTACAATGCAATTAGAGGAATAAATGATGAACCAGTAAAAGAAAAAGAAGAAAGTATTCAGTATAGTAAAATTATCACTCTAAAAAAAGACTCTAAAGAATATGAATTTCTTTTAGAAAATTTGCATGAATTATGTAAACAAATTCAAAACATAGTTAAAAATAATAATAAAATGTTTAAATCAATTGGAATACATTTTGTACAATCAGATCTAAGTAACAAATCAAAATCAAAAATGTTACGTAATTCAACTAACAATCTTGAAGAGTTAAAGAAGAATGTGGAACAATTGTTAATAGATGCATTAGAAGATCAATCTATCACAATTAGAAGAGTAGGAGTAAAAGTTTCAGATTTGAGTGAAATTAAAGGTCAAAGTGACATAACTAATTTTTTTTAA
- a CDS encoding C2H2-type zinc finger protein: MLTVDCADVTSIQNELVVYVADKVEAIPTLKNHQFTLSTLDDEIIDVELVISAIKEYFDFINEGSNFAVISNKEIIHIKSVTGEVLQRESEPQQSQLFSCTHCGFVTQYQVELNVHMRMHYL, encoded by the coding sequence ATGCTTACAGTTGATTGTGCTGATGTAACTTCAATTCAAAATGAATTAGTTGTTTATGTGGCAGATAAAGTCGAAGCAATTCCAACTTTAAAAAATCATCAATTCACATTGTCTACTTTGGATGATGAAATAATTGATGTTGAATTAGTAATTTCAGCTATAAAGGAATATTTTGATTTTATTAATGAAGGTTCAAATTTTGCTGTAATTTCTAATAAAGAAATAATTCACATCAAATCTGTAACTGGTGAAGTATTACAACGGGAATCTGAACCTCAACAATCTCAACTCTTTTCATGTACTCACTGTGGGTTTGTTACTCAATACCAAGTTGAACTTAATGTTCATATGAGAATGCATTATCTCTAA
- a CDS encoding NAD(P)/FAD-dependent oxidoreductase has product MTEEYNYDLVVVGGGPAGSSAAFAAAKNGIKVALIEKENSIAETVRTSGVTWIKSIKEFEIPENCYHPIKNFSFASPNNEVTISDSIATAAVLDVRKTYRWLSEEAKKLGVDIFVKTNINDVIKDEEQNIIGVKGTRAEEKITFNSKVVIDATGFTSTISKTMGYVTQWERFGAGAEYEAEVENADPDTWWLMVGQEYTPAGYAWIFPLGNNIVRIGVGVGKPESNIDPTQRLKEIIEKKLGPIKKLGKITPIEFHYGLIPNDGLSRKTVYNNLILVGDTAGQANPLVLEGIRYAIKFGRVAGEVAAKAIKNKKTDETALYPYEENWRNAIESKINSAGKVQDRWIKLSDEEWDKELDIIKELKTEEFLDFIKADFGLSNMLKLAMSHPKLAVRQLFNLVKSK; this is encoded by the coding sequence TTGACAGAAGAATACAATTATGATTTAGTTGTGGTTGGAGGTGGGCCAGCAGGTTCATCAGCAGCATTTGCTGCAGCAAAAAACGGGATTAAAGTGGCATTGATTGAGAAAGAAAATTCAATTGCTGAGACAGTTAGAACAAGCGGAGTCACATGGATTAAAAGTATTAAAGAATTTGAAATACCTGAAAATTGCTATCATCCAATCAAGAACTTCTCATTTGCATCACCAAATAATGAAGTTACCATTAGTGATTCAATTGCTACAGCAGCAGTCTTAGATGTAAGAAAAACTTATCGATGGTTATCTGAAGAAGCAAAAAAATTAGGAGTAGATATTTTTGTAAAAACTAACATTAATGATGTAATTAAGGATGAAGAACAAAACATCATAGGAGTAAAAGGAACAAGAGCAGAAGAAAAAATTACGTTTAATTCTAAAGTTGTAATTGATGCTACAGGATTTACATCAACTATTTCAAAAACAATGGGATATGTAACACAATGGGAAAGATTTGGAGCAGGAGCAGAATACGAAGCTGAAGTTGAAAATGCAGACCCAGATACATGGTGGTTAATGGTAGGGCAAGAGTACACACCTGCAGGGTATGCATGGATTTTTCCACTTGGAAACAATATTGTTAGAATTGGGGTAGGTGTAGGAAAACCAGAATCAAACATAGATCCAACTCAAAGACTAAAAGAAATAATAGAAAAAAAATTAGGACCAATAAAAAAACTAGGAAAAATTACGCCAATAGAATTTCATTACGGATTAATTCCAAATGATGGGTTATCTAGAAAGACAGTTTATAATAATTTGATATTGGTTGGAGATACTGCAGGTCAAGCTAATCCATTAGTTTTAGAGGGCATCAGGTATGCAATAAAATTTGGAAGAGTTGCAGGAGAAGTTGCAGCAAAAGCAATTAAAAATAAAAAAACAGATGAGACTGCACTTTATCCATATGAGGAAAATTGGAGAAACGCCATTGAATCAAAAATTAATTCAGCAGGTAAAGTTCAAGATAGATGGATTAAATTGTCAGATGAAGAATGGGATAAAGAATTAGACATAATAAAAGAATTAAAAACAGAAGAATTTTTGGATTTCATTAAAGCAGATTTTGGGTTATCAAACATGCTAAAATTGGCTATGAGTCATCCCAAATTGGCAGTCAGACAATTATTCAATTTGGTTAAATCCAAATAA
- a CDS encoding class I SAM-dependent methyltransferase: MDEISKKFDEWATNGKAESMEKGHGGNVLKFLKNISFDQSFTFLDVGCGNGWVIRYVTEIPTCKKAVGIDKSKKMIIQANKKIRNKKENFIHTDVESWKYTGKFDFVFAMESIYYSDSMGDAIKKIYKLLKPGGQFFCGTDFYTENEDTTKWANMMKIQMHLHSKKEWKEFFRNAGFSVQTKQIKDSKGNEKWKREMGTLFVTGTKPLK; this comes from the coding sequence ATGGATGAGATTAGTAAAAAATTTGATGAATGGGCAACTAACGGAAAAGCAGAATCTATGGAAAAAGGACATGGAGGAAATGTTTTAAAATTCTTGAAAAATATTTCATTTGATCAATCATTTACCTTTTTGGATGTAGGATGTGGAAACGGATGGGTGATCAGATACGTTACAGAAATTCCCACATGTAAAAAAGCTGTAGGAATTGATAAAAGTAAAAAAATGATCATACAAGCAAATAAAAAAATTAGAAACAAGAAAGAGAATTTTATTCATACAGATGTAGAGTCATGGAAATATACTGGAAAATTTGATTTCGTTTTTGCAATGGAATCAATTTATTATTCAGATTCAATGGGAGACGCAATTAAAAAAATTTACAAATTATTAAAACCGGGAGGACAATTTTTCTGTGGAACCGACTTTTATACAGAAAATGAAGATACAACAAAGTGGGCAAATATGATGAAAATTCAAATGCATTTACATTCAAAAAAAGAGTGGAAAGAATTTTTTAGAAATGCAGGATTTTCAGTTCAAACAAAACAAATCAAAGATTCAAAAGGAAATGAAAAATGGAAAAGAGAAATGGGTACATTGTTCGTTACAGGCACAAAACCCCTAAAGTAA
- a CDS encoding NAD(P)-dependent oxidoreductase, producing the protein MKIGIIGVGMLGEAVALNLLNLGFQVSVYNRTKEKVSEVEKNGAIVMNSPKLVADNSELIIIVVKDAVAVKEVSFGKEGITESKNKKIIVADMSTIEPTESKEIADNFKQKQIQKLEIPVMGGPNVAITGKLVMMASGPKNSFEQCRSIFEKIANKVFFLGEQGTANSIKLAMNLQITMLALSLSEGITLVEKSKVDPKIFLEVLNSTYFKTGMSENKAFKMIEGNYDATFTLSNLKKDITTMINTSKKLGVNLPMIVKAEEIYKNAIKEGFGDDDYTGIIQYIKKINNSQN; encoded by the coding sequence ATGAAAATCGGAATAATAGGAGTAGGAATGTTAGGAGAAGCAGTTGCACTAAATCTATTGAATTTGGGTTTTCAGGTATCAGTATACAATAGAACTAAAGAAAAAGTATCAGAAGTTGAAAAAAATGGTGCAATAGTAATGAATTCACCAAAATTAGTAGCAGATAATTCTGAATTAATCATCATCGTTGTAAAAGATGCAGTTGCAGTAAAAGAAGTCTCATTTGGAAAGGAAGGGATCACAGAGTCCAAAAATAAAAAAATAATCGTTGCAGATATGAGTACAATTGAACCAACAGAATCAAAAGAAATTGCAGATAATTTTAAACAAAAACAAATTCAGAAATTAGAAATCCCAGTAATGGGAGGGCCAAATGTTGCAATTACAGGCAAATTAGTAATGATGGCATCAGGTCCAAAAAATAGTTTTGAACAATGCAGATCAATTTTTGAAAAAATTGCGAACAAAGTATTTTTTCTAGGAGAACAAGGTACAGCAAATTCAATCAAATTAGCCATGAATTTACAAATTACAATGTTAGCATTATCACTATCAGAAGGAATCACATTAGTAGAAAAATCAAAAGTTGACCCAAAAATCTTTTTAGAAGTTCTAAATTCAACATATTTCAAAACGGGTATGAGTGAAAACAAAGCATTCAAAATGATTGAAGGGAATTATGATGCAACTTTCACATTATCAAATTTGAAAAAAGATATCACAACAATGATCAATACATCTAAAAAATTGGGAGTAAATTTACCAATGATAGTAAAAGCTGAAGAGATATACAAAAATGCGATTAAAGAAGGATTTGGAGATGATGATTATACAGGAATTATACAATATATTAAAAAAATCAATAATTCCCAAAACTAA
- a CDS encoding DNA-binding protein — MSFNNKSNDAEDILSEFDSRTKPEPEPTPEPEPTPEPEPTPEPEPTPEPEPTPEPEPTPEPEPTPEPEPTPEPEPTPEPTPEPTPEPEPTPENSIKSNTTEERNIIFIGTKPIMSYVSATLTQLSTRPSITIKARGKRITQAVDVSQMIVKRMDTVGYVISDVRISSDSLTSQDGKQRNVSNMEIDITKE; from the coding sequence TTGAGTTTTAATAACAAATCTAATGATGCAGAAGATATTTTATCTGAATTTGATTCTAGAACTAAACCTGAACCCGAACCAACACCTGAACCCGAACCAACACCTGAACCAGAACCAACACCTGAACCAGAACCAACACCTGAACCAGAACCAACACCTGAACCAGAACCAACACCTGAACCAGAACCAACACCTGAACCAGAACCAACACCTGAACCAGAACCAACACCTGAACCAACACCTGAACCAACACCTGAACCAGAACCAACACCTGAAAATTCTATAAAATCAAATACTACTGAAGAGCGAAATATAATTTTCATCGGAACTAAACCTATAATGAGTTATGTTTCTGCAACCTTGACTCAACTTTCCACTAGACCTAGTATTACAATTAAAGCTCGAGGAAAAAGAATTACTCAGGCAGTCGATGTATCTCAAATGATTGTTAAAAGAATGGATACTGTTGGTTATGTAATTAGTGACGTTCGAATTTCTTCTGATTCACTTACTTCCCAAGATGGAAAACAGCGAAACGTTTCTAACATGGAAATTGATATTACAAAAGAATAA
- a CDS encoding DsbA family protein — MKKKGPILGIIIISIIAGIAALASSSDNESNSFEQYDVDMSRTHGSVSTALGSPVLGNPDAPITIVEFGDYQCHQCYNWFHDTKPLIMRDYIETGKANLVFVDFAFLGKDSPKAAQATYCADDQNMYWEYHGILYTSQESKIDSGWANTERLKAFAFSLNLDMELFNECLDSEKYSKRVQYNSQQARDNGVNGTPGFFIVGPDFNQKQIGGAQPFSVFKQVLDSMV; from the coding sequence ATGAAGAAAAAAGGTCCTATTTTAGGAATAATTATTATTTCTATAATTGCTGGAATTGCAGCATTAGCATCTTCATCTGATAATGAATCAAACTCGTTTGAGCAATATGATGTTGATATGAGTAGAACTCATGGTAGTGTTTCTACAGCTTTAGGCTCTCCAGTATTGGGTAATCCTGATGCTCCTATTACAATAGTTGAATTTGGTGATTATCAATGTCATCAATGTTACAATTGGTTTCATGACACTAAACCTTTGATAATGCGAGATTATATTGAAACTGGAAAAGCAAATTTAGTTTTTGTTGATTTTGCATTTTTAGGTAAGGATTCGCCAAAAGCTGCACAGGCAACTTATTGTGCTGATGATCAAAATATGTACTGGGAATATCACGGTATTTTGTATACTTCACAAGAATCAAAAATTGATAGTGGATGGGCAAATACTGAAAGACTGAAAGCATTTGCTTTTAGTTTGAACCTTGATATGGAATTATTTAATGAATGTCTTGATTCCGAAAAATATTCTAAACGTGTACAATATAATTCCCAACAGGCTAGAGATAATGGTGTTAACGGAACACCTGGATTTTTTATAGTTGGTCCTGATTTTAATCAGAAACAAATAGGTGGTGCTCAACCTTTCTCTGTATTCAAACAAGTTTTGGATTCTATGGTATAA